DNA from Candidatus Omnitrophota bacterium:
ACGAAGCGGACAGGATTTCCGGCAAAAGGAATACGGTCGTATCTATCGGAAAGGCGGCTGCGGCCAAATACTACCGTTTATTTCTATTGTCGGTATATCTTGTGGTGCTGCTCGGTATAGCGTCGGGGATATTTCCCTTTGCCGCGATACTGACCTTCGTGACGCTGCCGGCGGCCATCAAGGCGATCAGGGTCACCAGTGCGCATTTCGACAAGATAAAAGAGCTGTTGCCTGCGAACGCGCTTACGATAGCGATACATCTCTCTTTCGGGATACTTTTTACTTTCGCGTATTTATGGGGGACAAAATAGGAGGCAACAATGTTGACGGCGATGAAGGTATTGGCGTGTACGGCGGTGTTGTTTTTTTCCTTTAATGGGGCCGCCAGCGCGCAGGAAAATCCCGGAGTAAACCTGCTTATCCCAAGCGCGATGCAGGGGGTATGGGAGAATAAGGGGACGGTAAGGCAGTCCTACACCTCACAAGGGGTCCGCACCGAAGGCGCACAGATATGCCAGATAAGATATAGCGTAAGCGGGGAGGGACAAGAAGCGGGTTTCTGGTTCGGCCTGGTGGGAAAGGACCTTAGCAAATACGGGGCCGTGACTTTCTGGGTGAAAGGGGAAAAGGGCGGGGAAGTATTCAGGATAGGGATGAAGGATGGCTCTTATTTCGAGGACAAGCTGGATATAAAGAAGTACCTTCCGGCAGGCGTGACTGCGGGATGGCAGAAAGTCACGATACCCCTGGCGGATTTCAAATCGATATACGATTGGTACGATATGGATAATTTTTCGGTCACGTTCCGCAACGATTACGGCCAGCCGTTTGATGGGGTAATCTTCCTGGACGGGCTTACCATCGAGGGGGAGAGGACAAACGTCACCAGGCCGCAAGCGGTAAGATGGGAATCTCCTGAGCCGTCGACGATGACCGACGAACAATTCCTCGACCTAATCGAACATTCGGCATGCATGTTCTTCTGGGAGGAGGCGAATCCCGAGAACGGGCTGATCAAGGATACCTGCAATACCCTCCTCAAGGACAATTCGCCGATGGCCAGCATCGCGTCGGTCGGATTCGGCCTGCCGGCCCTGTGCGTTGCGGTGGACCGCGGCTGGCTCCCGGAAGACAAGGTCAAGGAGAGGATAATCACGACGCTTAAATTCTTCAGGGACAGGGCCGAGTGCGTCCACGGATTCTATTATCATTTCCTGGACATGAAGACAGGGAAACGCTGGGGCGATTGCGAGCTCTCCTCGATAGATACGACGCTGCTACTGGCCGGAGTCGTCTTCGTGGGAGAATATTACAAAGGCACCGAGATAGAGAGGCTTGCGAAGGAGATCTGCGACAGGGTCGATTGGGCGTGGATGATGGACAACGGCACCACCCCGAGCATGGGCTGGTCCCCGGAGAAGGGTTTCCTGCCTTACAGGTGGTCGGGTTATACCTCCGAACACTTGGTGCTGTATTTTATGGGCATAGGTTCGGATACGCATCCGATGTCGCCCGATTCCTGGAGCGCCTATAACAGGGGTTTCACGACCTATAAAGGCTTCAGGTTCACCGGTCCGCCCGCGTTATTTACCCACCAGTATTCGCACTGCTACGTCGATTTCAAAGGCAAAGAAGATAGCTTCATGGATTATTTCCAAAACTCGGTCCAGGCGACGATGGCTAACAGGCAGTGGTGCATCGACAATATGAACCGCAGCAAGACCTACGGCCCGGACTGCTGGGGACTGACCGCCTGCGACGGACCGGACGGCTACAAGGCGTACGGGGCCCCTAACGGCGAGAACGACGGGACAGTATCGCCGACTGCGGCAATATCCTCCATCATCTTTACCCCGGACCTCTCGATAAAGGCGGCCAGGTATATGTACGCCAGTTACAGGGATAAGATATGGGGAAAATACGGCTTCGTCGACGCGTTCAACCGGGACAGGAACTGGGTCTCGTCGAAATATATCGGCATCGACCAGGGCCCGATAGTCCTTATGATAGAGAACTACAGGACCGGGATGGTCTGGAAGTATTTCGCGCAGAACAAGAACATTGAGAAAGCGATAAAGCTCTGCGGTTTCACCAAGCCGAAGAAGGTCCTCGATACGCTGGACCTTTCGGGCAAATGGTATTTCAGGACCGGCGACGATATCAATTGGGCTAAGCTGAAATTTCCGGGCAGGGAGTGGAAAGAGGTAAATGTGCCGGCGGTCTGGGAGACGCAGGGATTCGCCAACTACGACGGATACGCATGGTATTGGTACGGCTTCAAGCTCTCCAAGGAGAGAAGGGAGATATGGAAGGAGAAAGGCGCTAAGATAATTCTCCGGTTCGGGGGCATCGACGATGTCGATATGACCTTCTTCAACAATAACCTCGTAGGCAAGAGCGGCTTGTTCCCTCCGCATGTCCAGTCGGTATGGGAGAAAGAAAGGAATTATGAGATCCCGGCGGGCATCGTGAACTTCAATTCGCAGAATGTGATAGCGGTGAAGGTATACGACAACGAAAGGCAGGGCGGCATCTATAAAGGGCCGGTACAAATAAAGGTAATAAAAGAAGAAGAACTGGAATAGATGATGAGGAAGAGGGATTTTTTCGAGATACCCGATTGCGCCTGGAAGAGGGGTCTCGGCGATGTGCCTTCTAACACGGCGAGTTCCTGCCCGGACAGGGGCGTGGCGCTGGGGGGATTCGGGGCCGGAGCTTTCATGTACAGCATCTCCGGCGCGTTCGGCCCTTGGGCGCTCAAGTGCGGCGCCTACGACCAGACATGGCTTTATGAGGGCGCGTTCCATGTCTACGAAAAAGTAGGGGCCGGCCCGGCTAAAGTAAAGACGCTCGGGACGAACCCGTCGCTAAAACCGGCATGGGATAAATTAAATAAAGGGGAGGCGGCGTATTACGCCCTCCAGCCAAAGGGATGGGTCACGTACGACTGCTTCACCCTTGATATCTCGCAGAAATTCTTCTCGCCGATAATCCCGAATAATTACAAAGAGACGTCTTATCCTGTCGCCGTCTGGCAGTTTAAATTCTTCAACCCGGCCAAAGAGAAGGCCGAGGCCTCGGTCATGCTCACCTGGCCGCAGCCGCCTTTCAGCGGGTCCCTTCGCCGGAGGGGTTATAAAAATATCCTCGGGGAAGACGGCGGCATCATCGGGATAGTCCTGAAAGCGGACCATCCTGATAATACGCCTGAGACGCAGAATTCGGAATGGTGCATCGCCTCCAGGACGGGCAAGGGCGAGACGCTTACATATGCACTCAGCTGGAATAAGGACGGCGACGGTTCCGAGGTCTGGAGGGATTTTAAGGCCGACGGCCTTCTTGATAACAGGCGGCTCGACGGTTCAGATTCGGCCGCGGCTATAGCGGTCAAGGTTTCGCTTGATCCCGGCGAGTCAAAGATAGTGCCTGTCGTCCTATCGTGGGATTTTCCGGTAGTGAAATTCGGCGACGCGTGCGTCACCGGTACCGAGTGGTGGAGGAAGTATACCGAATATTTTGGGCGGGATTCCGCGCAATCCTTCAATATCGCGAAAGAGGCCCTCGCGAATTACCCGGAATGGGAGAAGAAGGTCGACGCGTGGATGAATCCCGTCATAAAGAACAAGAAATACCCCGCCTGGCTCAAGACCGCGGCCTTCAACGAATTATATTACACGCAGTTCGGCGGGACGTTCTACGAATCCGGGCTTAAGTCCGGCCACGACCGGGAATATATGGGGCTCCATGAGGACGACCATAAGTTCTTCGTCATGGAATCGATAGGCTACCCGTTCTGCGAGACTTTCGACGTCAGGCATTATTGTT
Protein-coding regions in this window:
- a CDS encoding glucoamylase family protein, with amino-acid sequence MLTAMKVLACTAVLFFSFNGAASAQENPGVNLLIPSAMQGVWENKGTVRQSYTSQGVRTEGAQICQIRYSVSGEGQEAGFWFGLVGKDLSKYGAVTFWVKGEKGGEVFRIGMKDGSYFEDKLDIKKYLPAGVTAGWQKVTIPLADFKSIYDWYDMDNFSVTFRNDYGQPFDGVIFLDGLTIEGERTNVTRPQAVRWESPEPSTMTDEQFLDLIEHSACMFFWEEANPENGLIKDTCNTLLKDNSPMASIASVGFGLPALCVAVDRGWLPEDKVKERIITTLKFFRDRAECVHGFYYHFLDMKTGKRWGDCELSSIDTTLLLAGVVFVGEYYKGTEIERLAKEICDRVDWAWMMDNGTTPSMGWSPEKGFLPYRWSGYTSEHLVLYFMGIGSDTHPMSPDSWSAYNRGFTTYKGFRFTGPPALFTHQYSHCYVDFKGKEDSFMDYFQNSVQATMANRQWCIDNMNRSKTYGPDCWGLTACDGPDGYKAYGAPNGENDGTVSPTAAISSIIFTPDLSIKAARYMYASYRDKIWGKYGFVDAFNRDRNWVSSKYIGIDQGPIVLMIENYRTGMVWKYFAQNKNIEKAIKLCGFTKPKKVLDTLDLSGKWYFRTGDDINWAKLKFPGREWKEVNVPAVWETQGFANYDGYAWYWYGFKLSKERREIWKEKGAKIILRFGGIDDVDMTFFNNNLVGKSGLFPPHVQSVWEKERNYEIPAGIVNFNSQNVIAVKVYDNERQGGIYKGPVQIKVIKEEELE
- a CDS encoding non-lysosomal glucosylceramidase; this translates as MMRKRDFFEIPDCAWKRGLGDVPSNTASSCPDRGVALGGFGAGAFMYSISGAFGPWALKCGAYDQTWLYEGAFHVYEKVGAGPAKVKTLGTNPSLKPAWDKLNKGEAAYYALQPKGWVTYDCFTLDISQKFFSPIIPNNYKETSYPVAVWQFKFFNPAKEKAEASVMLTWPQPPFSGSLRRRGYKNILGEDGGIIGIVLKADHPDNTPETQNSEWCIASRTGKGETLTYALSWNKDGDGSEVWRDFKADGLLDNRRLDGSDSAAAIAVKVSLDPGESKIVPVVLSWDFPVVKFGDACVTGTEWWRKYTEYFGRDSAQSFNIAKEALANYPEWEKKVDAWMNPVIKNKKYPAWLKTAAFNELYYTQFGGTFYESGLKSGHDREYMGLHEDDHKFFVMESIGYPFCETFDVRHYCSILTLKFWPEIERDILRCFADGIMHYDSLHQTPHDFGAPADDPFFKFDNYGTNKLHWKDLHAKFIQQVARYYYVREDREFLDYCWAAVKMTYEYMKSQDTDGDGLPNNNGSDNTYDAWGLYGTSLLCGGLWVGALEAMVKLAHVQRDPIFKEAFGLLDKARKNLDKQLWNEAGQYYRMDTAGKNSGAIMADGLNGQRFCETTGLPDILPRERMVRYLKKVYEMCVVPLNDFNGDGVGDCGAINSKNADGSDININMAREVWPGSTYFMAATMYHLGLKEEALKAAYGCYYIVYGHEPSAYWFNTPEGWHDGGGTPRPTNPEQYQRARAVWELLLEIDDPYENILKSLFR